The following are encoded together in the Geobacter sulfurreducens PCA genome:
- a CDS encoding trans-sulfuration enzyme family protein: MKFGTRIIHTGREIDPTTGALSVPIYQTSTYRQESVDHFGKYDYARSDNPTREALEETVAQLENGTRGFAFASGMAAISSTLLLFSPGDHLVVCEDVYGGTFRALTQLFSRLGVESTFVDATDTAAIEAAFRPNTKGLYLETPSNPLMKITDLAAAARLARERGAITLVDNTFMTPYLQRPLDLGCDVVLHSGTKFLNGHSDVVCGFAVVRDPELGQRIRFIQNAFGAILGPQDSWLVLRGIKTLRVRMEESQAGAVKIANWLAGEKRVSRVFYPGLPDHPGHDIHGRQSSGPGAVLSFTLDTVETTRRLLEGMRLAAFAVSLGGVESIISYPARMSHAAMPPAERAARGIGDTLVRLSVGLEDADDLLAEMDRLING; this comes from the coding sequence ATGAAATTCGGCACCCGCATCATCCATACGGGCCGTGAGATCGATCCGACCACCGGAGCGCTCTCGGTTCCCATTTACCAGACGTCCACCTATCGGCAGGAATCGGTGGACCATTTCGGCAAGTACGATTACGCCCGCTCGGACAACCCCACCCGCGAGGCCCTTGAGGAAACCGTGGCCCAGCTGGAGAACGGGACGCGGGGATTCGCCTTCGCCTCGGGCATGGCCGCCATCTCCTCCACGCTGCTCCTGTTCTCGCCCGGCGATCACCTGGTGGTCTGCGAGGATGTCTATGGCGGTACCTTCCGGGCGCTGACCCAGCTTTTCAGCCGGCTGGGGGTCGAGTCCACCTTCGTGGACGCCACGGACACGGCCGCCATTGAGGCGGCCTTCCGCCCGAACACCAAGGGCCTCTATCTGGAGACCCCCTCCAATCCACTCATGAAGATCACCGACCTGGCCGCCGCGGCCCGCCTGGCCCGGGAGAGGGGGGCCATCACCCTGGTGGACAACACGTTCATGACTCCCTACCTGCAGCGGCCCCTGGACCTGGGCTGCGACGTGGTGCTCCACAGCGGGACCAAGTTCCTGAACGGCCACAGCGATGTGGTCTGCGGCTTTGCCGTGGTGAGGGACCCGGAGTTGGGGCAGCGGATCAGGTTCATCCAGAATGCCTTCGGCGCCATCCTGGGCCCCCAGGATTCATGGCTCGTGCTGCGGGGTATCAAGACCCTGCGGGTCCGGATGGAGGAAAGCCAGGCCGGGGCGGTCAAAATTGCCAACTGGCTGGCTGGGGAAAAACGGGTGAGCCGGGTTTTCTATCCCGGACTCCCCGATCATCCGGGTCACGATATCCATGGCCGGCAGTCGTCGGGCCCCGGCGCGGTCCTGTCGTTCACCCTGGATACCGTTGAAACCACCCGCCGCCTGCTGGAGGGGATGCGTCTGGCTGCCTTTGCCGTGAGCCTCGGCGGGGTGGAAAGCATCATCTCCTATCCCGCCAGGATGTCCCACGCGGCCATGCCGCCGGCCGAGCGGGCCGCCCGGGGGATCGGCGATACCCTGGTACGGCTTTCCGTGGGGCTTGAGGACGCCGACGACCTCCTGGCCGAGATGGACCGCCTGATCAACGGCTGA
- a CDS encoding EAL domain-containing protein, with protein MKIRSTLTAGCFIFALLTGLVGYFGGSAITRISAEFDAVTRDGLPAIRTLHDIRHAGVRIVASTSEFGLVSVVGRNGVAARHQVEEEKELLEQGAGLYQSAFSTLKDLSDRLDPETRQYVQEIDRAGRDLLALSAESMETVRRVSSPAAILEVKERFETAERHFLDVVDRALALERRRLVTRQQEVHDSITLALFTLSAASAVALLFAMGGGTLSAILISRPIALLQEGVEQVGQGILDTRIDISGNNEIGRLAGAFNRMTTELRAAKDEITTARNYLDNVICSMADALLVVDTNGTVMNVNPALCGLLGYRENELIGRSFSSILADGGHGQSIIAEMAEQGQVPDRELLYRSRQGELIPVVLSGGAMRNQDGEVCGIVCIAHDMRERKRSEEEIRRLAYFDPLTGLPNRALFQDRVSHALAVARREEGAVALLFLDLDRFKDINDTLGHAMGDLLLTSVADRLKAHVRVSDTLARLGDDEFVVILTGARDERGVSIVAQSLLDLLTPSFDLEGKEVFISTSIGIALFPSDGEDGNVLLSRADMALHAAKEAGRNVYRFYSDDMNRSAQDRRGLEDRLRRALANEEFYLDYQPQIDMRTGGIFGVEALLRWNHPEEGLIPPGRFIPAAEEMGFIRRIGEWVLRAACLQCRAWQESGLPPVRVAVNVSGHQFNQPGFIDMVDRVLEETGLDPTLLELELTESTLLEGARDTIMTLIDLKVRGIHLAIDDFGTGYSSLSYLKHFPIDRLKIDRSFVRDIVSDLDDRAIVEAIIAMAHSLGLRVLAEGVEREEELELLRERGCDEVQGYYFGRPMSARDLEARLMAALPARGTAPLRLIARAEEG; from the coding sequence ATGAAGATTCGGAGCACCCTCACAGCCGGCTGTTTTATCTTCGCCCTGCTCACGGGGCTGGTCGGCTATTTCGGCGGCAGCGCCATCACCAGGATCAGCGCCGAGTTCGACGCGGTGACGCGGGATGGCTTGCCGGCCATTAGGACTCTCCACGACATCCGCCATGCGGGAGTGCGCATTGTTGCCTCCACCAGCGAGTTCGGACTGGTGAGCGTGGTCGGTCGCAACGGCGTTGCTGCCCGCCATCAGGTTGAGGAAGAAAAAGAGCTCCTGGAACAGGGAGCCGGTCTGTACCAGTCCGCGTTTTCCACCCTGAAAGACCTCTCCGACCGTCTTGATCCCGAAACACGGCAGTATGTGCAGGAAATCGACCGGGCCGGCAGGGATCTCCTGGCGCTGAGCGCAGAGTCCATGGAGACCGTGCGCCGCGTCAGCTCACCCGCGGCGATTTTGGAGGTAAAGGAGCGCTTCGAGACAGCGGAGAGACACTTCCTCGACGTTGTCGACCGCGCTCTCGCCCTCGAACGGCGGCGGCTCGTCACACGTCAGCAGGAAGTCCACGATTCCATTACCCTGGCACTGTTCACCCTCAGCGCGGCATCTGCGGTGGCGCTCCTCTTTGCAATGGGTGGCGGCACCCTCTCGGCGATACTGATTTCACGTCCCATAGCGCTCCTGCAGGAAGGGGTCGAGCAGGTGGGGCAGGGAATCCTCGACACCCGCATCGATATCAGCGGCAACAACGAGATCGGCCGGCTCGCCGGCGCCTTCAACCGCATGACCACGGAACTCCGGGCGGCCAAGGACGAAATCACCACGGCGCGCAACTACCTGGACAACGTGATCTGCTCCATGGCCGACGCCCTCCTGGTGGTGGATACCAACGGTACGGTCATGAACGTCAACCCGGCCCTCTGCGGGTTGCTCGGCTACCGGGAGAACGAGTTGATCGGCCGTTCCTTCTCGTCCATCCTGGCCGACGGGGGGCATGGGCAGAGCATCATTGCCGAGATGGCCGAGCAGGGGCAGGTTCCCGACCGGGAGCTCCTCTACCGGAGCCGCCAGGGCGAGCTGATCCCGGTGGTCCTGTCCGGCGGCGCCATGCGGAACCAGGACGGCGAGGTGTGCGGCATCGTCTGCATCGCTCACGACATGAGGGAACGCAAGAGAAGTGAAGAGGAAATCCGGCGGCTTGCCTACTTCGATCCCCTCACCGGCCTGCCGAACCGGGCACTGTTCCAGGACCGGGTCAGCCACGCCCTGGCCGTGGCCAGGCGTGAGGAAGGTGCGGTGGCGCTGCTGTTCCTGGACCTGGACCGGTTCAAGGACATCAACGACACTCTCGGCCATGCCATGGGAGATCTGCTCCTGACGTCGGTGGCCGACCGGCTCAAGGCCCACGTGCGGGTCAGCGACACGTTGGCCAGGCTGGGCGACGACGAGTTCGTGGTCATCCTGACCGGGGCGCGGGATGAGCGGGGAGTGAGCATCGTGGCCCAGTCGCTTCTGGACCTGCTCACCCCGTCCTTTGACCTGGAAGGAAAAGAGGTGTTCATCTCCACCAGTATCGGCATTGCCCTGTTCCCGTCCGACGGCGAGGACGGCAATGTGCTCCTTTCCCGGGCCGATATGGCTCTGCACGCGGCCAAGGAGGCCGGCCGCAACGTCTATCGCTTCTACAGCGACGACATGAACCGCTCCGCCCAGGACCGGCGGGGGCTTGAGGACCGTCTGCGGCGCGCCTTGGCCAATGAGGAGTTCTATCTCGATTATCAGCCCCAGATCGATATGCGGACCGGGGGAATCTTCGGCGTTGAGGCGTTGCTGCGCTGGAACCACCCCGAGGAAGGCCTTATCCCGCCCGGGCGCTTCATTCCCGCGGCCGAAGAGATGGGGTTCATCCGCCGCATCGGCGAGTGGGTCCTGCGGGCAGCCTGTCTCCAGTGCCGTGCCTGGCAGGAGTCGGGCCTCCCGCCGGTCAGGGTGGCCGTCAACGTGTCGGGGCACCAGTTCAACCAACCGGGGTTCATCGATATGGTCGACCGGGTTCTGGAGGAGACAGGGCTTGATCCCACCCTTCTGGAACTGGAGCTGACCGAAAGCACCCTGCTCGAAGGGGCCCGGGACACGATCATGACCCTCATCGACCTGAAGGTAAGGGGCATTCATCTGGCCATCGACGACTTCGGCACCGGGTATTCGTCCCTCAGCTACCTGAAGCACTTCCCCATCGACCGGCTCAAGATCGACCGCTCCTTTGTCCGCGATATCGTCTCCGACCTGGACGACCGGGCCATCGTGGAGGCGATCATCGCCATGGCCCACAGCCTGGGGCTGCGGGTCCTGGCCGAGGGGGTCGAGCGGGAGGAGGAGCTGGAGTTGCTGCGGGAGCGGGGGTGCGACGAGGTTCAGGGGTACTACTTCGGCAGGCCCATGTCGGCCCGGGACCTGGAGGCGCGCCTGATGGCGGCGTTGCCCGCCCGCGGGACCGCACCCCTGCGGCTGATAGCGAGGGCCGAAGAGGGGTAG
- a CDS encoding ABC transporter ATP-binding protein, with amino-acid sequence MYAVEVENLTKIYGTGETAVRALTDASFRVSPGELVAILGPSGSGKTTLLTSIGLVTEPTHGRVVIDGITVADEGWLPGLDLKRIRRERLGFIFQAHNLIPFLTALENVMVAMEINGVGRKEAKQRGLDLLGELGLAERAGHYPSHLSGGQSQRVAIARALANRPRVILADEPTAALDTENGSNVMALLKRLAVENHSAIMVVTHDHRMVHGFDRILDVSDGRIVGERRNGGTA; translated from the coding sequence ATGTACGCGGTGGAAGTGGAAAACCTGACAAAGATTTACGGGACGGGAGAAACGGCGGTCAGGGCGCTCACCGACGCCTCCTTCCGGGTGTCGCCCGGGGAGCTGGTGGCGATTCTGGGCCCGTCGGGCTCGGGCAAGACGACCCTGCTCACCTCCATAGGACTGGTTACGGAACCGACCCACGGCCGGGTGGTGATCGACGGAATAACCGTGGCCGACGAGGGATGGTTGCCGGGCCTCGACCTGAAGCGGATCAGGCGCGAGCGGCTGGGATTCATCTTTCAGGCCCACAACCTGATCCCCTTTCTCACGGCCCTGGAAAACGTGATGGTTGCCATGGAAATCAATGGAGTCGGTCGAAAAGAGGCGAAACAACGGGGGCTGGACCTGCTGGGAGAGCTGGGGCTGGCGGAGCGGGCCGGGCACTATCCGTCACACCTGTCGGGGGGACAATCGCAGCGGGTGGCCATTGCCCGGGCCCTGGCCAACCGGCCCCGGGTCATCCTGGCAGACGAGCCGACCGCGGCCCTGGACACCGAAAACGGCTCGAACGTGATGGCGCTCCTCAAGCGGCTCGCCGTGGAGAACCATTCGGCGATCATGGTGGTCACCCACGACCACCGGATGGTGCACGGTTTCGATCGGATACTTGATGTGAGCGATGGCCGGATCGTGGGGGAGCGGCGCAACGGCGGGACCGCCTGA
- a CDS encoding ABC transporter permease, giving the protein MNLAVRDIRCHRGRFVQTCLGLGLLLAVVMSMGGIYRGLVADALAILEATGADVWVVQQGTSGPFAATSRMPEDLKYRIRAVPGVSQASPLSFQNIQLERFGEPFRFFLVGYEPGGLGGPPAIVEGRGIGQKHYELVADRAMGLAVGERLAIAGDVYTVVGLTRKMVSSSGDPVAWVTLEDAQKIQFKEDNNAIRNNRVRIADRVARKGLPPVQAEQASALAEELTGSTHIVNTVVARLAPGAEPARVRAGIDRWNHLRAISDEEQTTILTEGMIKKAKMQLGLFRAILLVISGVIISLIIYTSTLDKIRTIATLKLIGAKNRVIVGLILQQSILMGVIAYAIGYVLITLTQEKFPRRVELLATDLRMLFLIVVVICVAASMVGIRKALKVEAADALSS; this is encoded by the coding sequence GTGAACCTGGCGGTCCGCGACATCCGCTGCCACCGGGGGCGTTTCGTCCAGACCTGCCTGGGGCTGGGGCTGCTCCTGGCCGTGGTCATGAGCATGGGGGGGATCTACCGTGGCCTCGTGGCTGACGCACTGGCCATCCTTGAGGCAACCGGCGCCGACGTCTGGGTGGTGCAGCAGGGGACCAGCGGCCCCTTTGCCGCCACCTCCCGCATGCCCGAGGACCTCAAGTACCGGATCAGGGCCGTGCCGGGGGTCAGCCAGGCATCCCCTCTCTCCTTCCAGAATATCCAGCTGGAGCGCTTCGGCGAGCCGTTCCGCTTCTTTCTGGTGGGATACGAACCGGGAGGGCTCGGCGGACCGCCGGCCATCGTGGAGGGGCGAGGGATCGGTCAGAAGCACTACGAGCTGGTGGCCGACCGGGCCATGGGGCTGGCGGTGGGCGAGCGGCTCGCCATAGCCGGCGACGTCTACACCGTGGTGGGGCTTACCCGGAAGATGGTTTCCTCCAGCGGCGATCCGGTGGCCTGGGTAACGCTGGAGGATGCCCAGAAGATCCAGTTCAAGGAGGACAACAACGCCATTCGCAATAATCGCGTGCGGATCGCGGACCGGGTGGCCCGGAAGGGGCTGCCGCCGGTCCAGGCGGAACAGGCATCTGCCCTGGCGGAAGAGCTCACCGGCTCCACCCACATCGTCAACACCGTGGTGGCACGCCTGGCGCCGGGAGCCGAACCGGCGCGGGTCCGCGCCGGGATCGATCGCTGGAACCATCTGCGCGCCATCTCCGATGAGGAGCAGACAACCATCCTCACCGAAGGGATGATCAAGAAGGCCAAGATGCAGCTGGGGCTGTTCCGGGCGATCCTGCTCGTCATCTCGGGGGTCATCATCTCGCTCATCATCTACACGTCAACCCTCGACAAGATCAGGACCATCGCCACCCTCAAGCTGATCGGCGCCAAGAACCGGGTTATCGTCGGCCTGATCCTCCAGCAGTCGATCCTGATGGGGGTCATCGCCTACGCCATCGGCTACGTCCTCATCACCCTCACCCAGGAAAAGTTTCCGCGCCGGGTGGAACTGCTGGCGACCGACCTCCGGATGCTCTTCCTCATCGTGGTGGTAATCTGCGTGGCAGCGAGCATGGTGGGCATCCGCAAGGCGCTGAAGGTGGAAGCCGCCGACGCCCTGAGCTCGTAA
- a CDS encoding efflux RND transporter periplasmic adaptor subunit, with protein MTLIHTLRRHKTALVRTALLAALVVLVKATILAPPKVTTVRVERRDLTARVYGNGTVEAKEVVGVSSKVTGRIVSLHADQGDRVRRGQILARLESDEYAAQLGQAEAGVSRAAAGQSLEAATLAKARANLELAERNAARYRNLADRNLVSRQEAEQYETAWRLAREEEARSSAALEAARMESAAGRAARGVARSRLDDTVIRAPRDGIIVSRDLEKGAVVSPGQSIFTLADPAVVWVRAHVDESQLAGVAVGREAAISLRSAPERAMQGRVARVGMESDRVTEELAVDVAFAAPPPAFRLGEQSDVLITVGTKRGVPSLPAAALTSHGGKHGVWTVSEGRLRFKPVQVGIEDRQGVTEILSGLAGAEPVVLPTPAQAKKFRDGMKVRVSP; from the coding sequence ATGACGTTGATACACACACTGCGCAGACACAAGACCGCCCTGGTCCGGACCGCACTTCTCGCGGCGCTGGTCGTGCTCGTCAAGGCCACCATCCTGGCCCCGCCGAAGGTCACGACGGTACGGGTCGAACGGCGGGACCTGACGGCCCGGGTCTATGGCAACGGGACCGTGGAGGCCAAGGAGGTGGTGGGGGTTTCCAGCAAGGTGACCGGAAGGATCGTTTCGCTCCACGCTGACCAGGGGGACCGGGTGCGCCGGGGCCAGATCCTGGCGCGCCTGGAAAGCGACGAATATGCCGCGCAGCTGGGTCAAGCCGAAGCAGGGGTCAGCCGGGCGGCGGCCGGCCAGAGCCTAGAGGCGGCCACCCTGGCAAAGGCGCGGGCAAACCTGGAACTGGCCGAGCGTAACGCTGCGCGCTACCGGAATCTGGCCGACCGGAACCTGGTGTCGCGCCAGGAAGCCGAGCAGTACGAAACGGCCTGGCGCCTGGCACGGGAGGAGGAAGCCCGGAGCAGTGCGGCCCTGGAAGCGGCCCGCATGGAGTCGGCGGCCGGACGCGCTGCCCGGGGAGTGGCCCGGTCGCGGCTTGACGACACCGTTATCCGCGCCCCCCGCGACGGGATCATCGTCTCCCGCGACCTGGAAAAGGGGGCCGTGGTCTCTCCCGGCCAGAGCATCTTCACCCTTGCCGATCCGGCGGTGGTCTGGGTCAGGGCCCATGTGGACGAATCGCAGCTTGCCGGCGTGGCCGTGGGCCGGGAGGCCGCGATCTCCCTCCGGTCCGCGCCGGAGCGTGCCATGCAGGGACGGGTGGCCCGGGTCGGCATGGAGAGCGACCGGGTGACTGAAGAACTGGCGGTGGACGTGGCCTTCGCCGCCCCGCCGCCCGCGTTCCGCCTGGGAGAGCAGTCCGACGTTCTGATCACGGTCGGCACCAAACGCGGCGTGCCGTCCCTGCCTGCCGCGGCCCTGACGAGCCACGGGGGGAAGCACGGGGTCTGGACGGTGTCGGAAGGTCGGCTCCGCTTCAAGCCGGTGCAGGTCGGCATCGAGGATCGCCAGGGCGTCACCGAGATCCTGTCGGGCCTGGCCGGGGCCGAGCCGGTGGTGCTGCCGACGCCGGCCCAGGCGAAGAAATTCCGTGACGGCATGAAGGTGAGGGTGTCGCCGTGA
- a CDS encoding TolC family protein — protein MRVMIVTAALLLLSAQRLPATEPLTLREALVTAMENHPRTMAARESLRGADARAGQARSGYYPRLDLVADWNRGRSYLTALEGFKETETYTAGLTLRQTLHDFGRTSGTVAAAEGERGAARESLAAVRQDVALRVREVYNVLLTAERRVEALRETVRAREEVLGQARAFYSEGVRPRLDVVRAEADLYAARTLLTAAENERDMARVDLAAAMGLDSLPDRPLAEPDGESPSLPDLAEAKRRATAGRVELKRYDALHAAAQGAATAARGGHLPVIEATAGAGYADRSFPPEGNTWGVGVRLTVPIFAGFATREKEREVAAALREVEARRRDQQLQVGREVEGAWLGMREALARVESTGRELEAARESRTLAIERYREGVGTIIEVTDAQARELEAETANIRARGDTRIALARLDRAVGDDGGTEQ, from the coding sequence ATGCGAGTGATGATCGTGACTGCGGCGCTTCTCCTGCTCTCGGCCCAGAGACTCCCGGCAACGGAGCCCCTTACCCTCCGGGAGGCATTGGTGACGGCCATGGAGAACCACCCGAGAACCATGGCGGCCCGGGAATCGCTACGCGGGGCCGATGCGCGCGCGGGGCAGGCCCGCTCGGGCTACTATCCGCGGCTGGACCTGGTGGCGGATTGGAACCGGGGCCGCTCCTACCTGACCGCCCTCGAAGGGTTCAAGGAGACGGAGACCTATACGGCCGGCCTTACGCTCCGCCAGACGCTCCACGACTTCGGCCGCACTTCGGGAACCGTGGCAGCGGCAGAGGGAGAGCGGGGCGCGGCCCGGGAATCCCTGGCAGCGGTCCGGCAGGACGTGGCGCTCCGGGTGCGAGAGGTCTACAACGTCCTCCTGACGGCGGAGCGCCGGGTCGAAGCGCTGAGGGAGACCGTCCGGGCGCGGGAGGAGGTCCTGGGCCAGGCCCGGGCGTTCTACAGCGAAGGGGTCAGGCCACGGCTGGACGTGGTCCGGGCCGAGGCCGATCTCTACGCGGCCCGAACGCTCCTCACGGCAGCCGAAAATGAACGGGACATGGCCCGGGTGGATCTGGCCGCCGCCATGGGGCTCGACAGTCTCCCCGACCGGCCCCTGGCTGAACCGGACGGGGAGAGCCCTTCCCTGCCCGATCTGGCGGAGGCGAAACGCCGCGCCACGGCAGGCAGGGTGGAACTGAAGCGGTACGATGCGCTCCACGCGGCGGCCCAAGGGGCAGCGACGGCCGCCCGCGGCGGACATCTGCCGGTGATCGAGGCAACGGCCGGCGCCGGATACGCCGACCGGAGCTTCCCGCCGGAGGGGAACACCTGGGGGGTCGGCGTGCGCCTTACCGTGCCGATCTTCGCGGGGTTCGCCACCAGGGAGAAGGAACGGGAAGTCGCGGCAGCGCTGCGGGAAGTGGAGGCCCGGCGCCGGGACCAGCAGCTCCAGGTGGGGCGTGAAGTGGAAGGCGCCTGGCTGGGGATGCGGGAGGCCCTGGCCCGGGTGGAGTCGACCGGCCGGGAGCTGGAAGCGGCCCGGGAGAGCCGGACCCTGGCCATCGAACGCTACCGGGAGGGGGTGGGCACGATCATCGAGGTGACCGATGCCCAGGCCCGGGAGCTGGAAGCGGAAACGGCCAACATCCGCGCCAGGGGTGATACTCGCATAGCCTTGGCGCGTCTCGATCGGGCGGTTGGCGACGACGGAGGAACGGAACAATGA
- a CDS encoding TetR/AcrR family transcriptional regulator, which produces MIPKKSTRIRKEEIVQASLRVIGERGANAMTTAAIAEAAGMSESNIYRHFGGKLEINLALTDFIGAALAGRAATIAAGSQRPVEKLHQIFTGHLALIAENPGIPRFIFSEEVHLGDRRLAEKMAIWIGSYLETLAGVVAAGIAEGEFRQGIAPRETAMTFLGMISFTAIRWSMSGFAFDIRDESARLWDNFAELLR; this is translated from the coding sequence ATGATTCCCAAGAAAAGCACCCGCATCCGCAAGGAAGAGATCGTCCAGGCCTCGCTCCGGGTCATCGGCGAGCGCGGCGCCAATGCCATGACCACCGCGGCCATCGCGGAGGCGGCGGGCATGAGCGAGTCGAACATCTATCGTCACTTCGGCGGCAAGCTGGAAATCAACCTGGCCCTGACCGATTTCATCGGCGCAGCACTGGCCGGACGGGCGGCGACGATCGCAGCGGGAAGCCAGCGGCCCGTGGAAAAACTGCACCAGATCTTCACCGGCCATCTCGCCCTCATTGCCGAGAATCCGGGCATCCCCCGCTTCATTTTCTCCGAGGAGGTTCACCTGGGAGACCGGCGACTGGCGGAGAAAATGGCCATCTGGATCGGGAGCTACCTGGAAACCCTGGCGGGGGTGGTGGCCGCGGGCATTGCCGAAGGGGAATTCCGTCAGGGGATTGCCCCCCGGGAGACCGCCATGACGTTCCTGGGGATGATCTCCTTCACCGCAATCCGCTGGTCGATGAGCGGCTTCGCCTTTGATATCCGGGACGAGTCCGCGCGGCTCTGGGACAATTTCGCGGAACTGCTCCGCTAA
- a CDS encoding GGDEF domain-containing protein yields the protein MSAEKEQTVVERVKSADYFFRSLVLVAALSIGAILMLCCYGTYKIYLNHTIATAEEDAVQVSEALLKHEEVNIMEGDKEKGFTVTISPEELPHVDQRLRQFLRPFGIVKIKIYNEKRTIVYSTDSAIIGKHDKNNVRLVRALLGFVDSKLEKSEDVLDMAEEKVIEVDVVETYVPIIADDGRVIGAFEIYMDVSRYTSDVRNVVVSTFAILLVVLLSVFGCSFFVIRRMTERLREAEAELKRIAVTDPLTGIANRRQIIHRATEEFARQMRRKQQRTAVPSLGIIMADVDHFKQINDTYGHSAGDDVLREIASRIGSVLRQYDAVGRYGGEEFLVILSETELEETWHIAERIRRRVADDPVVVDNQVIRVSASLGIATVLAGEADYRPALERADKGLYLAKTAGRNRVMCAGDEQCRGERSRPKLEAVKG from the coding sequence ATGTCGGCAGAAAAAGAACAGACTGTGGTGGAACGAGTAAAGAGCGCCGACTATTTCTTCCGATCCCTGGTTCTGGTCGCCGCCCTATCCATTGGGGCAATTTTGATGCTTTGCTGTTACGGCACGTACAAAATTTATTTAAACCATACCATCGCAACCGCCGAGGAAGATGCGGTGCAGGTGAGCGAGGCACTGCTGAAACATGAAGAAGTAAATATTATGGAGGGAGATAAGGAAAAGGGTTTTACCGTGACGATTTCCCCGGAAGAACTGCCTCACGTGGACCAGCGGCTGCGGCAGTTCCTCCGCCCCTTCGGCATCGTGAAGATCAAGATCTACAACGAGAAGCGAACCATTGTCTACAGTACTGACAGCGCCATTATTGGAAAGCACGACAAGAATAACGTCCGCCTTGTCCGTGCCTTGCTCGGATTTGTCGATTCCAAGCTGGAGAAGTCAGAGGATGTGCTTGATATGGCCGAAGAGAAGGTGATTGAGGTTGATGTCGTTGAAACGTACGTTCCTATCATAGCCGATGACGGAAGGGTGATCGGCGCCTTCGAGATATACATGGATGTCTCCCGGTACACGAGCGATGTCCGCAATGTGGTGGTGTCCACGTTCGCAATCCTCCTGGTTGTATTGCTGTCCGTATTCGGGTGTTCCTTTTTCGTGATACGGCGGATGACCGAACGCCTCAGGGAAGCAGAGGCGGAATTGAAGCGGATTGCGGTTACTGACCCCCTCACCGGTATTGCCAACCGGCGCCAGATCATTCACCGTGCCACCGAGGAGTTTGCTCGGCAGATGAGAAGGAAGCAGCAGCGGACCGCGGTTCCCAGCCTGGGGATTATCATGGCGGATGTGGACCATTTTAAGCAGATCAATGATACCTACGGTCACAGTGCCGGTGATGACGTCTTGAGGGAGATAGCCTCGCGGATCGGCTCCGTCCTTCGGCAGTATGATGCCGTGGGACGTTACGGCGGGGAGGAGTTCCTGGTCATCCTCTCCGAGACTGAGTTGGAAGAGACGTGGCATATTGCCGAGAGGATTCGACGCCGGGTGGCGGATGATCCGGTGGTCGTCGATAACCAGGTGATCCGGGTTTCCGCCAGTCTTGGCATCGCCACGGTCCTTGCCGGTGAGGCAGACTACCGGCCCGCGCTTGAGCGTGCCGATAAGGGGCTCTATCTGGCAAAGACTGCGGGGCGCAACCGGGTCATGTGTGCCGGCGACGAACAATGCCGCGGCGAACGATCCCGGCCCAAGCTGGAGGCCGTCAAAGGTTAG
- a CDS encoding carboxypeptidase-like regulatory domain-containing protein: MEAAQLLKQTRRVTNCFILIAAFLVSTGCVNYVRIDGPYEGKVIDAKTGQPIEGAVVFGEWSKAHPGAGGASHTYYDSREVLTDGNGEFSIPGLGLLVLTMIEEMDVIIFKAGYEQITPNPWSGLKNVWPKDKVIWQGDKATFRLKRLSMKERRKRHVSFPSCAVEHRGKMRNLIRESNIEMREMGMPANMLLPEE; the protein is encoded by the coding sequence ATGGAAGCTGCTCAACTTCTGAAACAAACCCGACGCGTTACCAACTGCTTCATCCTCATCGCCGCATTCCTCGTCAGCACCGGCTGCGTCAACTACGTGCGGATCGACGGGCCGTACGAGGGTAAGGTAATCGATGCCAAAACCGGCCAACCGATCGAAGGTGCAGTAGTATTCGGCGAATGGAGCAAGGCGCATCCCGGCGCCGGCGGGGCGAGCCACACCTATTACGACAGCCGCGAGGTCCTGACCGACGGGAACGGCGAGTTCAGCATACCGGGACTGGGGCTGCTGGTGCTCACCATGATCGAAGAGATGGATGTGATCATCTTCAAGGCGGGATATGAGCAGATTACGCCCAATCCGTGGAGCGGCCTCAAGAATGTTTGGCCTAAGGATAAGGTTATTTGGCAAGGCGACAAGGCCACCTTCAGGTTGAAGAGATTGAGCATGAAGGAAAGGCGAAAAAGGCATGTCTCATTTCCGAGCTGCGCCGTTGAGCACAGGGGAAAAATGAGAAATCTAATCCGAGAAAGCAACATCGAAATGAGAGAAATGGGCATGCCAGCCAATATGTTACTGCCAGAGGAGTAA